CGAAGACGTCCTCGGGCGGCTCGGTGAGCTTCACCGGGCTGCTGCCCACGACCGACTTCCAGGGCACCCAACCCGCGTACCAGGTCCAGGTGCACGCACCCGGCTACCTGTTCGACTCCTCGGTACCGCTCACGTGCACCGACGGTGCCACCAGCGTGGTCATCGCCCCCGGAGCGACCCCGTCGTGCGCGGTGACGCTCACCGCCGCCGGCACGGTCACCGGAAAGGTGCAGGGAGCGGGCTCGTTCGCGAAGACGCCGACGCTGCAGCCGCTGGAAGGCGCCACGATCACGGCCAAGCGCTGCAGCGGCACCGTCGCCGACGGCGCCACCACCTGCACGCTGGCGACGACCGGGAACATCGGACCGTTCACGGCGACCGCCGACAAGGACGGCCTGTTCAGCCTCACCGGCACGAACCAGATGCAGGGTCTCGACTCCGGTCCGTGGCTGATCACCGCGAGCTTCACCGGCTACAGCACCGTCTCGACCGTGATCAACGTCAGCCCCGGATCGCAGGCGGTGCCGGAGATCGACCTGCAGATCACCAAGGTCACCACCTTCTCGGTGACGGTGAAACTCGGTGACGGAACGGTGCTCACCGACGGCATCACGGTGGCCCTGTTGCAGGACGGCACCGTCGTGGACAGCACCTCGACGGCGTCGGCGAAGAACACCTTCGACTTCGACAACGTGGTTCCCGGCGTCTACGCGGTGCAGGTCACCGGCACGACGATCCGGCCGCAGACCGACCAGACCGTGACGGTGAGCAAGTCCCAGACCACGCACACCGTCTTCGTGACGCTGGGCGCGAGCACGGTGACCGGACTCGTCCAGGGCAAGCAGGGCAAGGACCCGGCCGACGCACCGCTCGACGGGGTGCGCGTGCAGATCGGCACCGGCACCGCGACGACGTTCGCCGTGGCAAAGGGCACCGACGGCAAGAACATGGACGTCACGACACCGACGACCGGGGCAAGCACCGGCACCTACAGCCTCACCAACGTGCCGGACGGCACCTGGACGGTGCAACTGAGCAGCACCGGCTACCAGACCCAGACGATCACCGGCGTGGTCGTGAACCACAACAACGCCGCGACCACGCTCAACAGGACCCTGGTCCGCATCACGCACGACGTCACGCTGACCATCACCACGACGGCCGACGGCGACGACGTCAAGAGCGCGGCGAACGTACTGCTCACCTCCGCCGCCGACAGCACCTGGACGCTGACCCCGCAGGCGCCGGTCTCGACCGCGCGGACAGCACCGGCGCACGGCGTGGTGACCAAGTGGACGTTCCTCGCGGTGCCTTATGGCAGCTGGGCGCTCTCGCTCGACCTGCCCACCGGGCACTTCGGCACGCTGGCGGCGACGAACGGTTCTGCCGCGCTGAGCTGCACCGACGGGTCGCCGACCACGCCCGTGTCGTGCACGACCGCGGCTGCCAGTCCGGTAATCGTGCCCACGACCGACGACACCAGCGTCGTGCCGCTGACCTACGGGCTGAACGAGTACTCGGTCGGCCTGCACGTGGTGGCCACCAAGCTCGCGAGCGACCCGAACGTCACGCCACCCTCGACGGTGAAGCTCACCGTCTCTGACGGCGCGAACCCCGTCTACCAGAACGACACGTTTGCGGTGACCACGGGCTCGGCTCTGACCGACTCGTTCTGGGGCGCGGCCGGGACGACCTACACCGCGACCGGCACCAGCCCCGCGGTGAACTGGACGGTGACCTCGACCGACCTGACGTCCGCCGCCCCGAAGCCGGTGATCCCCCTCGTGGAGCGCGGCGCGTCGGTCACCGTGACATTGGCGGGAGATACCTTCCCCGCCGGTACGAACGCCACAGTCACCCTCGTCCCGCCGGCCGGCAGCGGGATCGTGGCGCCCGCGAGCAAGACCGCCGCGTCCGGAGGCAGCGTGACCTTCACCGGGGTCCCGTTCGGCACCGGCTGGACGGCGTCGGCCACCGCGACCTACACGAAGACCGCCGGAACGCCGCCCGTCACCACGACGGTGACGGTCAGCGGCACGAGCGCCGCATTCGACATCACCGCGCTGACACCGCCCACGGTGACGATCACGATGGTGACGCAACCCTGACCCGGCGCGGCCGCAGCCTCAGGCGGTCGGGCAGGCGCGCGATCAGCCGATCGTGCCGGTGAGGATGAGCACCACCAGGGTGATCAGCGCGGCGATGCCGAGGCCGAGCAATGCCCATACCCACCAGGGGATTCCGCGCTCCGGCACGACCTCGACCACCGGCGGCGGGGGCAGCGGTGCGGGTGGCGGTGGCGGCGGCGGGGGCGCCTCGACCGGGTGCATCAGCTGCCCGCAGCGGATGCACACCACGGCGGACACCAGGTTGAGCTCGGCGCAGTGTGGGCACGCTGCCGAGGCGAGCGTGGAGCGCCCGACCGTACCGGGCAGGCGGCGCAACGACTCCCCGTTGCTTGCGGCCGCGCGCTCCCGTTCGACCCGCGACGGCGTCCAGAACAGCGGGAAGTCGCACTGCGAACAGAAGTCGCTCGCGTCGCGCCGGTTCAGCTGGACCTGTTGGGTGGCACCGCACTCGGGGCAGTTGACCAGTTCGGGCGGGCTGGACGTCAACGCGGCCGGCGACGGGCCGGACGCCGGGGCGGGATCCGCGGTCGGAGCGGGCGCCGACATGGCACCGCTCGGGTACGCCGGCTGCTCCGGCCCGGCCGCGCTGCCGAAGTCGATCGTGACGGTCGGTGTCGTGGCGTCGTCGACCGGTGGCGCACCGGCTGTCGTCACGTCGACCGGTGGCGCACCGACCGGCGGCAGTCCGGGGCCGCCCAGGTGGCGCGGACCCGAGCGTGCCGGGTCCGTCCGGGTCTGCGCCGACGAGCCCGGCTGTGTACCCGGCTGCAGAGTCTGGTCTTCGCTCACCCGATCGGCTCCCCGTATGAACGCCAGACGCACCGGCCGGCGACGAAGAGCTCCGCGCGGGTGTGCGCCGGCACCTCGTCGCGCACGAGTTCGACGAAGTCGTTCTCGGGCATCCAGCCGGTGGACTGTACCGACATGCTGACCCAGGTGGTGTCGGCGGGTGCCTCGCCGGCGCGCCACACCCCGCCGCCGTCGGTGACCTCGGCCGGGCCGCCGCTCGCCAGTTCCAGGAACAGCTTCAGCCCGCGGGCGGTGCCGCGCCAGGTAAGCGTGTGCGCCGCGCTGCTCACGATGCGCCGCTGCAACTCGTGCGGCAGCG
This genomic stretch from Jatrophihabitans cynanchi harbors:
- a CDS encoding phage tail protein; translated protein: MTSIVPRDSALPDGVRSSARSAYWMLDQLPVGMLDGDFFVRFVSIFQELGTTLLEDADNIDNLVDLSVAPDVMVRWLSSWIGGGTIDPSLPHELQRRIVSSAAHTLTWRGTARGLKLFLELASGGPAEVTDGGGVWRAGEAPADTTWVSMSVQSTGWMPENDFVELVRDEVPAHTRAELFVAGRCVWRSYGEPIG